One genomic segment of Ipomoea triloba cultivar NCNSP0323 chromosome 9, ASM357664v1 includes these proteins:
- the LOC116029303 gene encoding kinesin-like protein KIN-7D, mitochondrial, which translates to MAGSSSRGRSSSPFHHRKPSSPFSSYSSSSSFMNGKLIPRSSSSSNTSFYGSTNGYSSRSMTPSRNRSGSANPKSYGSRTPVHYPSADELLAEPVDASRSGESISVTVRFRPMSEREYQRGDENAWYPDGDKVVRNEYNPAIAYAFDRVFGQDTSTQEVYEVAARPVVKAAMEGINGTVFAYGVTSSGKTHTMHGDQSSPGIVPLAIKDVFSIIQDTPGCEFLLRVSYLEIYNEVINDLLDPTGQNLRIREDAQGTYVEGIKEEVVLSPGHALSFIAAGEEHRHVGSNNFNLFSSRSHTIFTLMIESSAHGDDYDGVIFSQLNLIDLAGSESSKTETTGLRRKEGSYINKSLLTLGTVIGKLSEGKVSHVPYRDSKLTRLLQSSLSGRGHVSLICTVTPASSNSEETHNTLKFASRAKRVEIYASRNKIIDEKSLIKKYQKEISCLKQELDQLRRGMIVGVSQDEIVNLRQKLEEGQVKMQSRLEEEEEAKAALMSRIQRLTKLILVSSKNSIPGYLGDVSSHQRRHSVSEDDKLDAQREGSLLTVSENQDLRSDTSDFKHRRSSSKWNDDLSQAGSTITESTQGGELISGSSSSSKLPTEEISISDQMDLLVEQVKMLAGEIAFSTSTLKRLLEQSVDDPESSKSQIETLEREIQEKRKQMRMLEQQIAASGEASIAKASMVEMQQTLTKLMAQCSEKGFELEIKSADNRVLQEQLQIKCLENEELQAKISNLEQQLVALKGEKSSPSSGQCVPDEYIDELRKRIQIQEIENERLKVEHVQIVEENSGLCVQNQKLSEEASYAKELASAAAVELKNIAGEVTKLSLQNAKLEKELSAAREKLNSRSTSMQTGNGGSRKYVENTRPGRRGHVSGRANDVVHDDFDTWDLDPEDLKMELQARKQREAVLEAALAENEVMEDEYRKKIEEAKKREAALENDLANMWVLVAQLKKENGTKEESKTNDRQSDAVDSIYDPKNTDIDSKDPVSTEFQALDHQSPPPDIPKEEPLVARLKARMQEMKEKEHRYVGNGDANSHVCKVCFESPTAAMLLPCRHFCLCKSCSLACSECPICRTKIADRIFAFT; encoded by the exons ATGGCGGGATCCTCGTCAAGAGGGCGAAGCAGCTCGCCATTTCACCACCGGAAGCCGTCGAGTCCGTTCTCTTCGTATTCATCCTCATCGTCGTTCATGAACGGCAAGCTCATACCTCGCTCGTCCTCCTCATCGAACACCTCCTTTTACGGCTCAACTAATGGGTACAGCTCCAGATCCATGACGCCGAGCAGAAATCGGAGCGGTTCTGCAAATCCGAAAAGCTATGGAAGTCGTACTCCAGTCCACTATCCGTCGGCCGATGAGCTGCTTGCGGAGCCAGTGGATGCTTCCAGATCGGGGGAGAGTATATCGGTGACGGTTAGGTTTCGTCCTATGAG TGAACGGGAATATCAGAGAGGGGATGAGAATGCCTGGTACCCAGATGGTGATAAAGTTGTTCGAAATGAGTATAATCCGGCCATCGCTTATGCATTTG ATAGAGTGTTTGGACAAGACACAAGTACTCAGGAGGTTTATGAAGTAGCTGCTCGACCAGTAGTCAAGGCTGCAATGGAAGGGATAAATG GGACAGTATTTGCTTATGGTGTTACCAGTAGTGGAAAGACACATACTATGCAT gGAGATCAAAGTTCTCCAGGTATAGTTCCGTTGGCAATAAAGGACGTTTTCAGCATTATTCAAGAT ACTCCAGGATGCGAATTTTTGCTTCGCGTATCATATCTTGAGATCTACAATGAG GTGATCAATGACTTGCTTGATCCCACTGGTCAGAATTTGCGTATTAGAGAAGATGCACAG GGTACTTATGTCGAGGGTATAAAGGAGGAAGTTGTTTTGTCTCCAGGTCATGCACTTTCTTTCATTGCTGCTGGGGAAG AGCATCGCCATGTTGGttcaaataattttaatctGTTTAGTAGCCGCAGTCACACCATATTTACATTG ATGATAGAAAGTAGTGCCCATGGAGATGACTATGATGGAGTGATATTTTCTCAACTG AACTTAATTGATTTAGCTGGATCTGAGAGCTCAAAGACAGAAACAACGGGATTAAGGAGAAAGGAAGGATCATACATAAACAAAAGTCTTTTGACCCTTGGAACG GTTATTGGAAAGTTAAGTGAAGGGAAGGTATCACATGTTCCCTATCGAGATTCGAAACTTACTCGCCTACTGCAGTCTTCATTGAGTGGGCGTGGACATGTTTCT CTCATATGCACAGTTACTCCTGCATCAAGTAATTCAGAGGAAACTCACAATACATTAAAATTTGCAAGCAGGGCAAAACGTGTTGAAATATATGCATCACGCAACAAG ATTATAGATGAGAAATCTTTGATTAAGAAGTATCAAAAAGAAATATCATGTCTCAAACAAGAACTTGATCAGTTAAGAAGGGGGATGATTGTGGGTGTCAGTCAAGATGAAATTGTAAACTTAAGACAGAAG TTGGAAGAAGGACAAGTTAAAATGCAATCAAGAttggaagaggaggaggaagccAAGGCTGCTCTAATGAGCAGAATCCAGAGGCTTACGAAACTAATTCTTGTTTCTTCAAAGAATTCGATTCCTGGCTATTTGGGTGATGTGTCTTCCCATCAACGAAGGCATTCTGTTTCTGAAGATGAT AAGTTGGATGCTCAGCGTGAAGGTTCTTTGCTGACGGTTAGTGAAAATCAGGACTTGAGATCAGATACTTCTGATTTTAAACACAGAAGATCTTCCAGCAAGTGGAATGATGATTTATCACAGGCTGGCAGTACAATTACAGAATCAACTCAAGGGGGTGAACTTATCAGTGGTTCTTCCAGTAGTTCAAAACTGCCCACA GAAGAAATCAGTATTTCAGATCAGATGGACCTTTTAGTTGAGCAAGTCAAGATGCTTGCTGGAGAGATTGCATTCAGCACTAGTACACTGAAGCGTTTATTGGAGCAGTCTGTAGATGATCCAGAGAGCTCAAAAAGTCAA ATTGAAACTTTAGAGCGCGAAATTCAGGAGAAAAGAAAGCAAATGAGAATGTTAGAACAACAAATTGCGGCAAGTGGTGAAGCTTCAATTGCTAAAGCATCTATGGTTGAGATGCAGCAG ACATTGACGAAATTGATGGCCCAGTGTAGTGAAAAGGGGTTTGAACTGGAG ATTAAATCAGCAGATAATCGTGTCCTTCAAGAACAGCTGCAGATCAAG TGCTTGGAGAATGAGGAACTGCAGGCAAAAATCAGTAACCTGGAGCAGCAGTTAGTTGCACTCAAGGGTGAAAAGTCATCACCCTCTTCTGGACAGTGTGTGCCTGATGAATATATTGATGAGCTGAGAAAGAGAATTCAGATCCAG GAGATTGAAAATGAGAGATTAAAGGTAGAACATGTTCAGATTGTAGAGGAGAATAGTGGCCTGTGTGTACAGAACCAAAAATTGTCTGAGGAAGCTTCTTATGCGAAGGAGTTAGCTTCGGCTGCTGCTGTTGAACTGAAGAATATTGCTGGGGAAGTCACCAAGCTCTCATTGCAGAATGCAAAACTGGAAAAAGAATTATCTGCTGCTCGAGAGAAGTTGAATTCTAGGAGTACTAGTATGCAGACTGGTAATGGTGGAAGTCGCAAGTATGTTGAGAACACAAGACCAGGTCGTAGAGGTCATGTCTCTGGCCGAGCAAATGACGTCGTTCATGATGACTTTGACACATGGGACCTGGATCCTGAAGATTTAAAGATGGAATTGCAGGCAAGGAAACAGCGAGAGGCAGTTTTGGAGGCTGCCTTGGCTGAGAATGAGGTTATGGAAGACGAGTATCGGAAAAAGATTGAAGAGGCGAAGAAAAGGGAGGCTGCCTTGGAAAATGATTTAGCAAATATGTGGGTGTTAGTTGCTCAGCTGAAGAAAGAAAACGGTACTAAAGAGGAGTCAAAGACAAATGACAGACAGAGTGATGCAGTGGACAGTATTTATGATCCAAAAAATACTGATATTGATAGCAAGGATCCTGTCAGCACTGAGTTCCAAGCCCTTGATCATCAATCTCCACCTCCTGACATTCCAAAGGAAGAACCCCTTGTTGCTCGCCTCAAG GCTCGAATGCAAGAGATGAAGGAAAAGGAGCATAGGTATGTGGGGAATGGAGATGCAAATTCACATGTGTGTAAAGTATGTTTTGAATCACCAACTGCAGCTATGCTTCTTCCTTGTCGTCATTTTTGCT TGTGCAAGTCGTGCTCCCTTGCATGTTCTGAGTGTCCAATATGCCGGACAAAAATTGCAGATAGGATTTTTGCTTTTACTTAG
- the LOC116028283 gene encoding B-box zinc finger protein 21-like, translated as MKIQCDVCEKEEASFFCSADEAALCIGCDHQVHHANKLATKHLRFSLLHPSSPQSQQCDICQERRALLFCKEDRAILCRDCDLRMHKANEHTQKHNRFLLTGVKLSSFDVPNQLASSPSCGSESSAVSYTTQTTIAGSAAYETSNPQVVETSQEGLVSDTSSISEYLLETLPGWHVQDFLDYPSSSTTYDF; from the exons ATGAAGATCCAGTGCGACGTTTGCGAGAAGGAAGAAGCGTCGTTTTTCTGCTCGGCCGACGAAGCCGCTCTTTGCATAGGCTGTGACCACCAAGTTCACCATGCTAACAAACTCGCCACCAAACACCTCCGTTTCTCCCTTCTCCATCCTTCCTCTCCACAATCGCAGCAATGCGACATTTGTCAG GAAAGACGGGCATTGTTGTTTTGTAAGGAAGACAGGGCAATTCTGTGCAGGGATTGTGACTTGCGAATGCACAAAGCTAATGAACACACCCAAAAACACAACAGGTTTCTTTTGACGGGAGTGAAGCTGTCTTCTTTCGATGTGCCCAACCAGCTGGCTTCTTCACCTTCCTGTGGATCTGAATCCAGTGCCGTCAGCTATACAACTCAGACCACAATCGCGGGATCGGCTGCTTATGAAACGTCAAATCCGCAAGTAGTTGAGACGAGCCAAGAGGGATTGGTTTCTGATACGAGTAGCATATCGGAGTACTTGCTGGAGACTCTTCCCGGATGGCACGTCCAAGATTTTCTTGATTATCCCTCATCCTCAACTACCTATGACTTTT AG